From Thalassococcus sp. S3, one genomic window encodes:
- the yaaA gene encoding peroxide stress protein YaaA, which produces MLVVISPAKRLDWAEREVSVTEPDFQDDAIRLAKTARNLTLKDLQALMDISPDLAKLNRDRFRSFAETPEADAVRPAALAFAGDTYQGLEAASLDEDELGWAQDHLRILSGLYGVLRPLDAIQPYRLEMGSRLKTRRGGSLYAYWRDQLSKALNAQAEETGTGILVNCASQEYFGAVDLDALKLKVITPVFMEEKPAGPKIVSFFAKKARGAMARFIIQNRLTDPAALLDFSTGGYAYRAELSDPEKPVFVRPAEEAKKGMAAS; this is translated from the coding sequence ATGCTGGTTGTCATCTCACCCGCGAAACGGCTGGACTGGGCAGAGCGGGAGGTTTCCGTCACCGAGCCGGACTTTCAGGACGATGCGATCCGGCTGGCCAAAACTGCGCGTAATCTGACGCTGAAGGATCTTCAGGCCCTGATGGATATCAGTCCCGACCTTGCCAAGCTGAACCGGGATCGCTTTCGCAGCTTTGCCGAGACACCGGAGGCTGACGCCGTCCGCCCTGCCGCGCTTGCCTTTGCGGGGGACACGTATCAGGGGCTCGAAGCGGCGTCGCTGGATGAGGATGAACTGGGCTGGGCGCAGGATCACCTGCGGATCCTGTCGGGCCTCTATGGTGTGCTTCGCCCACTGGATGCGATCCAGCCCTACCGGTTGGAGATGGGCTCTCGCCTGAAAACCCGCCGGGGCGGGTCGCTCTACGCCTATTGGCGCGACCAGTTGTCAAAGGCGCTGAACGCGCAGGCGGAGGAGACGGGGACCGGCATCCTCGTCAATTGTGCCAGTCAGGAGTATTTCGGCGCGGTCGATCTGGATGCGCTGAAGCTGAAAGTCATCACACCCGTTTTCATGGAAGAAAAGCCCGCAGGTCCCAAAATCGTGAGCTTTTTTGCCAAGAAGGCGAGGGGCGCGATGGCGCGATTTATTATTCAGAACCGGTTGACCGATCCTGCCGCGCTCCTGGACTTCAGCACCGGCGGCTACGCGTACCGCGCCGAGCTGTCCGACCCCGAAAAGCCCGTTTTCGTGCGTCCGGCAGAGGAGGCCAAGAAGGGGATGGCGGCATCCTAG
- a CDS encoding response regulator, with the protein MSLANKLAEERRARLAAERLLELKQSELQAANRKLGKHALALTKKIGQSEAEVATVRTENERVKSDLTVANAKIEIAERRLWHSIQTIQDGFAFFDADNLMIGANTAYLSVFEGLEEVGPGISYMRMLQILTDEGIVNCERQSPADWRAQMADRWHAPNPQPTVIRLWNDQYIKLIDQRGHGGDVVSLALNITASVRYEKDLKSAREKAEAANRAKSAFLANMSHEIRTPMNGVVGMAELLTDTDLDEEQRLYANTIKNSGEALLVIINDVLDYSKIEADKLVLHPEPFDLERCIHEVVMLLQPTARDKGLALIVDYDLFLPTRFIGDPGRVRQVLTNIVGNAVKFTRKGHVLIRVTGIAAKDGLDCDIHISVEDTGIGIPPDKIDHIFGEFNQVEDERNRQFEGTGLGLAISQRLVKMMKGSVWVESEDGKGSCFGFKVVMPMTDEAIPDTPKMPEGLRHAIVVDDLEINRAILAKQLDLLDVRVTACESGHEAIRQIDDSVDLVITDHNMPGMDGYELATLLREGGNDVPIVMLSSNATHQQTDPARQYLHAVLQKPIPRRDLFAKLAELDGQQGPAGDAGKPSSAHKVDAVVSHKAETPAEPKASSAQPPTAQTGPDSPAKRLMRILAAEDNKTNQLVFRKMIKDLEVELKFANNGLEAVQAYVDFAPDLIFMDISMPKMDGKEATGEIRKIEAGSGSHVPIVALTAHAMDGDEQGILDAGLDFYLTKPLRKTAIHARIAEHCPADAEDPARGLSDK; encoded by the coding sequence ATGAGCCTTGCCAACAAACTTGCCGAGGAACGGCGCGCGCGCCTGGCCGCCGAACGCCTGCTGGAACTCAAGCAGTCGGAGCTTCAGGCCGCCAACCGCAAACTGGGCAAGCACGCGCTGGCGCTGACCAAGAAGATCGGCCAGTCGGAGGCAGAGGTTGCAACTGTCCGGACCGAAAACGAGCGTGTGAAGTCGGACCTGACGGTCGCCAATGCCAAGATTGAAATCGCGGAACGACGGCTTTGGCATTCAATCCAGACGATCCAGGACGGATTTGCCTTCTTTGATGCCGATAATCTGATGATCGGGGCGAATACCGCCTATCTAAGCGTGTTTGAGGGTCTGGAAGAGGTGGGCCCGGGCATCTCTTACATGCGGATGCTGCAAATCCTCACCGACGAAGGCATCGTGAATTGCGAGCGCCAGAGCCCGGCAGATTGGCGGGCACAGATGGCCGATCGCTGGCACGCGCCGAACCCCCAGCCCACCGTGATCCGGCTGTGGAACGACCAATATATCAAGCTGATAGACCAGCGCGGGCATGGCGGCGACGTGGTCAGCCTGGCGCTGAACATCACCGCCAGCGTGCGCTACGAGAAGGACCTAAAGTCAGCGCGGGAAAAAGCCGAGGCCGCGAACCGCGCGAAATCGGCCTTTCTGGCAAATATGAGCCATGAGATCCGAACGCCGATGAATGGTGTCGTAGGCATGGCCGAGCTGCTCACCGATACCGATCTGGACGAGGAACAGCGTCTTTACGCCAACACCATCAAGAATTCAGGCGAAGCGTTGTTGGTCATCATCAATGATGTGCTTGACTATTCGAAGATCGAGGCGGACAAACTGGTCCTGCATCCCGAACCCTTCGATCTGGAGCGGTGCATCCATGAGGTGGTCATGCTGCTGCAGCCCACGGCGCGGGACAAGGGGCTGGCGCTGATCGTGGATTACGACCTTTTTCTGCCCACCCGCTTTATCGGTGATCCGGGTCGCGTCCGGCAGGTGTTGACCAATATCGTCGGCAACGCGGTAAAATTCACGCGCAAGGGTCATGTCCTGATCCGCGTCACCGGAATCGCGGCCAAGGATGGGTTGGACTGCGACATTCATATCTCGGTCGAGGATACGGGGATCGGCATTCCGCCGGATAAAATCGACCACATCTTCGGAGAGTTCAATCAGGTGGAGGATGAGCGAAACCGGCAGTTCGAAGGGACGGGGCTTGGCCTCGCAATCTCTCAACGGCTTGTAAAGATGATGAAAGGCTCGGTCTGGGTGGAGTCCGAGGACGGCAAGGGCTCCTGCTTTGGCTTCAAGGTCGTGATGCCGATGACGGATGAAGCGATCCCCGATACGCCAAAGATGCCGGAGGGGTTGCGGCACGCAATCGTCGTCGACGATCTTGAGATCAATCGCGCGATCCTGGCGAAACAACTGGATCTGCTGGATGTCCGCGTGACCGCCTGCGAAAGCGGGCACGAGGCGATCAGGCAGATCGATGACAGCGTCGATCTGGTCATCACCGATCACAACATGCCGGGCATGGACGGCTATGAGCTCGCAACTCTCTTGAGGGAGGGCGGTAACGACGTGCCCATCGTGATGTTGTCCTCCAATGCCACGCACCAGCAGACCGACCCGGCCCGGCAATATCTGCATGCGGTTTTGCAAAAACCGATCCCACGTCGGGACCTTTTCGCAAAGCTTGCGGAACTGGACGGTCAGCAGGGACCCGCGGGGGACGCGGGCAAGCCATCTTCTGCACACAAGGTCGACGCTGTGGTTTCACATAAGGCGGAAACCCCGGCAGAGCCTAAGGCGTCCTCAGCCCAACCACCGACCGCACAGACGGGGCCCGACAGCCCGGCCAAGCGCCTGATGCGCATCCTGGCCGCCGAGGACAATAAGACCAATCAGCTCGTGTTCCGGAAGATGATCAAGGATCTCGAGGTCGAGCTGAAATTCGCCAATAATGGGCTCGAGGCGGTTCAGGCATACGTCGATTTCGCGCCAGACCTGATTTTCATGGACATCTCAATGCCCAAAATGGACGGCAAGGAAGCCACCGGTGAGATCAGAAAAATCGAGGCCGGGTCGGGCAGTCACGTGCCCATCGTGGCATTAACAGCACACGCAATGGATGGGGACGAGCAAGGTATTCTAGATGCTGGTCTAGACTTTTACCTGACAAAGCCACTGCGCAAGACGGCCATTCACGCACGGATCGCCGAGCATTGCCCCGCGGATGCAGAGGATCCGGCGCGCGGGCTCAGTGATAAATGA